From the genome of Labrus bergylta chromosome 12, fLabBer1.1, whole genome shotgun sequence, one region includes:
- the si:dkey-20d21.12 gene encoding uncharacterized protein si:dkey-20d21.12, translating into MSRPPSSQTTPQFYRVSERDLTEIELHSVDSINDLHRTHHEHSQKGSRPPRPAYIPSPNGNLFTCDVAAVNQRGGPLSRKWQTRLQDMLTPSSSHAYAMGCAIVTLLLLTVLLIFYFLVQQGGAIQMLTAAVREKEATAKELSLLIQELKAQRCNQTAQGGER; encoded by the exons ATGTCAAGGCCTCCATCCTCTCAGACCACCCCTCAGTTCTACAGGGTCAGCGAAAGAGATCTCACCGAGATCGAGCTTCATTCTGTGGACTCCATCAATGACCTCCACCGAACACACCACGAACACAGCCaaaaag GAAGTAGACCTCCTCGTCCTGCTTACATACCCTCCCCCAATGGGAATCTCTTCACATGTGACGtggcagctgtcaatcaaagagGCGGTCCACTCAGCAGAAAATGGCAGACCCGTCTACAGGATATGCTAACACCAAGTTCATCACATGCTTATGCCATGGGCTGTGCTATCGTCACTTTGCTTCTGTTAACAGTGCTACTCATCTTCTACTTTTTGG TCCAGCAGGGCGGCGCAATCCAGATGCTAACTGCGGCAGTGAGGGAGAAAGAAGCCACAGCCAAAGAGCTGTCACTACTGATCCAAgaattaaaggcacaaagaTGTAACCAGACAGCtcagggaggagagagatga